Below is a window of Anaerolineae bacterium DNA.
CCAGCGTCCCGATCATCTCGGATATCCCACCTGCCTGCAGCGTTCCCATCACCGACTCGTCAATGGGAAAGCCCTCGGCCTGCAGAGTCGCCACAACCCCCGATGTATCGATCTGACTGATCACCTGCTGGGCGACATTGACGCCGATGGTCGGGAGCACATACGTCAGCGCCAGGCATCCCAGGCACACCAGCAGCACCAGCCCGCCTAGCACTGCCAGCAGGATGACGAGCGGGTTGGTGCCTTTCGTGGTCGCCGTCCGCGCAGTTGTAGCCGCGGGGCGCTGTTTTGCCTGGCGCGGCTGTGCCGTTCTGGCGCCTGGCCGGGACCCAGTCCCCGCCGCCGCCCCGAAAAGATCGCCTTCTGCCGGGCGCGGGCGGGTCTTGCGGCGGGGTGCCTCCGCCGCAGGCTGCCCCGCTGCGCTCTTCACAGCAAACGGGTCTTCTTCTGTTTCTGCCGCCGGCGGGCCAAAGCTCTGGGCCGGCCCAAAAGGATCGTAAGCCGGGGCAGCAGCCTGCCATTCCGTGGTCGGAGGCGCGAACGCAAACGGGTCTTCCTCGTCTGCAACGGGCGGGCCAAAGCTCTGGGCCGGGCCAAACGGATCGTATGCCGGAGCAGCGGCCTCGCGCTCCTGGGGCGAAGGTGCGAAGGCAAAGGGATCCTCCTCGCTTTCCTGCTCCGCCACTGTATACGACTCCACCGGTGGAGCGCTGGCTCCCGGCGCGGCAAACAGATCGGCCCCGGCGAACGGATCGGAAGCCGAATCTCCAGAGCCAAATTCGCCGGGTTTGGGTTCCGGCTCAGGCTCAGGTTCCGGGGCCGGGCGCGGATACAACTCGTTGATGCGGGCCAGCATCCGCTGCGCCTTTTCGTGGTCAGGACGCAGGCGTAACAGGGTCTCCAGCGCCTCGCGGGCGTCATCAGGATCGGTCAGAGCGTTGGCCATCAGCCACCACGCGTTGGCGTCCTGCTCATTGGCCTTCAGCACCGGCAGCAGCACCTGCACCGCCTCAGCACGCCGGTTGGCTTTGATCAGTTCAGCAGCCCGGCGCAATGATTCCATCGAATCAGTCATTGGATCATGCCTTTCGATTGAGTCGCCAGCCAGAGCAGCGACACCCTCGTTATGGCGCATTATAGGCAAATTGCACCTGCAGAGCTAACGCCGCCCGGCACCCGGACAACCACCGTTGTGTTAGCATAGAGACAGGCAGTGATACGGCAGGTTCTGGCCGGGATGCCCATGGATTTCCAGACTGTGTTATCTCCATCCAGTGATCGCACCGATTTATCCCCGCTGATTCCACAGCTCGGCGAGGAATTCAACCTTGCCCCGCCCGGTCCGGAAGTGACACTCGCCCCGGTGCGCCGGGTGATCCTGGTAGCCGAAGCCTTCCTGCCCAAATTTGACGGCGTATCCAAGACGGTGCTGATGACCCTGCGTCATCTGCAGTTGACCGGGCGGGAAGCGCTGGTCTTCGCCCCGGATACCGCCCCCGCCGCGATCGGCCCGACGCCGGTCATCCCGGTGCCTTCGCTGGGGATGCCGTTTTACCCGGAGTCGCGCGTCGCCCTGCCCAACCTGGGACTGCGCCAGTATCTGGACGACTTCCAGCCCGATCTGATTCATCTGTTCAGCCCGGCGCTGTTCTCGCTCACCGTTGCCCTCGCTGGCTGGGATCGTGGCATCCCCATCGTCGCCACCTATCAAACTGATCTGCCGGGCTACAGTGAGGAATACGGCTACCCTTTCCTGATCACGCCGATTCGTGAATGGCTCCGCGTTACCCATAATCTGTGCCACCTGACGCTGGCGCCTTCACAGGACACCCTCCGCCAGTTACGCGCCTGGAGGTTTCATCGCGTCCGTTACTGGGGACGCGGCGTCAACAGCCGCCGCTTTCACCCGGCCAGGCGTAGCACCGACGCTCGCCGCCGCCTGCTGGGCCAGCGCCCGGTTGAGTCGCTACTCTGCCTGTACGTTGGCCGCCTGGCCCGGGAGAAACACCTCGATCTGCTGCGACAGGTGGCCGAACTCCCCGGAGTCGCGCTGGCAATCGTAGGCGACGGACCGGCGCGCGCCGAGATCGAGAGCCTGTTCGCGGGTACGGAGACGGTCTTCACCGGCTACCTGTTCGGCGATGACCTGGCTGCTGCCTATGCCAGCGCCGATATCTTTGTCTTCCCCGGCACTCGCGAGACATTTGGCCAGGTGGTACTGGAAGCGCTGGCATCCGGGCTGCCGGTAGTCGTCCCCGCCAGCGGAGGCGTTACGGACCTGGCCGTTCCCGGCGAGACGGGCATCATCTGTTCGCCAACGGCGGAGTCATTCGCTGCTGCTGTGGGCCTGCTACGCGACCAGCCGGATTTGCGCTGTCGCCTGGCCGCGGGAGCACGCGCCTATGCCGAGGCGCGCCCCTGGGAACGAATCATGGCCCAGCTGGAAGGCTACTACGCCCATGCCGTGCAACTCAACAGGCGATGGCGGAGATTCCTGAGGGCAGGTCAACCGATTACGTAATCGAGGGTGAGGAATAAGCGGAGGCAATAGCAAAGCGCCGGAGCTTAAGGCCTTGAACCACATAACACAAAGTGGGTAGTCGTAAAACGACATGACCCTATCAATTGGTGTTGGTTCGAATCGCCCCGAATGCCCGGCGCTTCTACCTGTATTATACAATGATTTTCGGTTCGTGGTGTGCAGCATCCAATGGACGCGGCGCTATGCCCTGTGCGGCTCACATCAACCTGCTGCCGCGCCAGCCATAACATCAACCGGGAGGAGAATAATTGCCATGCCTGAAGCTAAAACCCTGGCTTTGATCGCCCATGACGGCAAGAAGGCGGATATGGTCGCCTTCGCCCTGGAGCATCGCGATATCCTGTCCCGCTATGAACTGGTCGCCACCGCCACCACCGGCCAGCTGCTGGCAGAGAAATGCGGACTGAAGGTGGAATGCGTGCTCTCCGGCCCACGCGGGGGGGATGCCCAGATCGCTGCACGGGTGGCGGAAGGGGTTATCGAGGCGGTTTTCTTCTTTATCGACCCGCTGGGCAAGCACCCGCACGACCCGGACATTCAGGGGTTGATGCGCATCTGCAACGTGCACAACGTACCACTGGCCACCAACACTGCCACCGCTGCCTTCATCATTTCCACCAAGGCGCTCTAGGGCGTTCTGGGGCAGACCCAGCCATATCGTCCGCTCAGGCCAGCCCTTCCATGATCGCCCGAACAGTAGCAACTGCGCGATCCGGTGAGATGCGATCGGCAGCCAGGTAATTGTCATGCAGGGCAGCCTGGACATTTGGCATGTGCGCCACCGGGATAACCGGCTGGCGGACAGTCACGGCAGTATCCGGATCAACCACGACAATCACCGCATAAACCGGTACGTTGGTGATCCCACGCTCAGCCAGAAAGACACGCAGGGCGTTGACATCACGGGCGGCTTCCTGAGTCGGATTCTCGCTGATTGGCTGCAGTTTGCCGCCTGAGTCGGCAAACCACAGGTTACGTTCCGAGTAGTAGGCGCCGGTGCGGCGGAAAAAGTAGAAGACCAGCACGCCGGGCGGGCCAATCAGCACGGCATCCACGTATCCCAGCCCGCGCCGCCCGATATTGCGGATGAAGGTGTAGCGATAATCCAGGAACCGGGCCAGATATTCCGCCATCCGCAGGGCGTGAGGATTGTCGCGGGGGAAGCGCAGGCTGCGCAGGATCAGTACTCCGGCAACCAGCAACACAGCCAGCCCGCTCACCAGCGCAGCACCCTTGAGAAACCCGTACCAGCCAGCGCTGGACAGGGGGATGACGACCAGCAGGAACCATGCGGCGAGTATCACCAGGCCGAACAGGGCCAACAGCATCCCACTTACCAGCAGTCGCCGGGCCTGGCGGGCCATAGCCTGAGTGGGCGAGATGTTCCGCATCGTCAGATACCCTTCTGCGCTGGCGACTACGGCATGCGACTACAGGGGAGAAGCTGAATCCGCCGGCTGGGCAGGTGGCATCTCGGCGGCTTCATCCGCACCTACTTCAGCCAGCGCAGCCCGCCGCTCCAGAATTCCTTCCAGCAGACGCTTGAACTCATCCGGGTGCGGCAGGGGCTTGTACAGGAGCATGTCTGCCTGGGAGATAGCCATCGCTTCGTCTTCTTCCGCAGGCGATATATGGTAGGCCGTGATCAGGCAAATCCCAATGTTGCCAAGGATGGGGCTTTGCCGAAGCCGGGCCGCAACTTCGATACCAGAAACGTCTGGCAGGCGGATGTCAATAATCGCCATTGGAGGGAGATCGGTCTGAATGCGCATGGCATCCACATCTTCGATCCAGGCGATGGCCTCGCTGCCATCCACAAAGGCAACGCCGTCGATCCCCCAGAATTCGAACATGGCCAGCAGCAACTCGTAGATGTCAGGCTCGTCGTCAACAACCATCCAGGTAGCCAAAGCGTGCTCCTTGCCCAGCGTGCTAGCCGGAGACTTCCCACCGCCGCAGGGAAGCGGTCTACAACGGCGACGATCGGAATGTTAGTTCAATCATAAAGAGGTATAGCTCTGGAGGCAAGCCGTACCTTGGCTGGATTGTCACGAACCTGAGACTTTCCCCTTGATCAGCCGGTTGTATCTCCTGCCATGCACTGGTAGTATGGTTAGTAGAACGTTTGCATGGGGGGAATGGCCTCCGTACGCTTTCTGACATCCTGTTCCATTGCCCAGGCGTCCAGGCGCTGCCCTATGCATCTGAACGCCGGACCCTGACCCGGAGAGGTGGCGGTGACAGACTCCCGGCCCCAATCACTGACCCTGTCAGCCCAGCAGCAGGAGGCACGCGGCATTTTCGGCTTTATCCGCACGCTTGGCACGATTAGCGAACGCCTTTTCCGTCGATCCTACCAGGAGCAAAGCGGGGCCGCCCTGACTCCCGCGGCTTCCCCGCCTGAACTCGGCAATCAGCTTCACCGCCGTGAAAGTCAGATCGAGCACCTGACGGCGGTCCTGGAGAATCTGGGCGAAGGCGTGATCATGCAGGATTCTGACGGCCGTATCCTGCTGATGAACAGAGCCGCCTACCAGATGCTCGGTAGCCAGAAAGCCTTCTGGGAAGGGCCGCTGGCCCGTCTGCACCAGCAGGCACAGAATGTCTCCGGGATATCCGCCGAGCTGGAGCCGCTGGGAGCGCCTATCCGCGCCGAGATCAACAACCGCGTCCTGGGCGCCCAGGTTGCTGCTGTCGCCGACAGCAGCGGTCAGATCATCGGCACGGTCATCGTCCTGCGTGATGTCACCCATGAAGTGCTGGCAGAGCGTCTCAAGGATGATTTCATCACCCAGATTTCCCACGAACTGCGCACGCCGCTGACCGCCATCAAAGGCATGAGCGATATCCTGCTCAGCCAGCCAGCCGATCGCCCCCCCAACCGCCGCTTTCTGGAAACCATCAGCCGCAACGTTGACGTGCTGGATCGGATGATCGTCGAGTTGCTGGACATTTCTGAGATCAGCGCCGGGACGTTCGCCGTCCGCCACGATGAGCTGGCTCTCGATGAAGTGATCTGGAGTGTCATTCGCGGTC
It encodes the following:
- a CDS encoding glycosyltransferase family 1 protein, with translation MIRQVLAGMPMDFQTVLSPSSDRTDLSPLIPQLGEEFNLAPPGPEVTLAPVRRVILVAEAFLPKFDGVSKTVLMTLRHLQLTGREALVFAPDTAPAAIGPTPVIPVPSLGMPFYPESRVALPNLGLRQYLDDFQPDLIHLFSPALFSLTVALAGWDRGIPIVATYQTDLPGYSEEYGYPFLITPIREWLRVTHNLCHLTLAPSQDTLRQLRAWRFHRVRYWGRGVNSRRFHPARRSTDARRRLLGQRPVESLLCLYVGRLAREKHLDLLRQVAELPGVALAIVGDGPARAEIESLFAGTETVFTGYLFGDDLAAAYASADIFVFPGTRETFGQVVLEALASGLPVVVPASGGVTDLAVPGETGIICSPTAESFAAAVGLLRDQPDLRCRLAAGARAYAEARPWERIMAQLEGYYAHAVQLNRRWRRFLRAGQPIT
- a CDS encoding methylglyoxal synthase — protein: MPEAKTLALIAHDGKKADMVAFALEHRDILSRYELVATATTGQLLAEKCGLKVECVLSGPRGGDAQIAARVAEGVIEAVFFFIDPLGKHPHDPDIQGLMRICNVHNVPLATNTATAAFIISTKAL
- a CDS encoding response regulator is translated as MATWMVVDDEPDIYELLLAMFEFWGIDGVAFVDGSEAIAWIEDVDAMRIQTDLPPMAIIDIRLPDVSGIEVAARLRQSPILGNIGICLITAYHISPAEEDEAMAISQADMLLYKPLPHPDEFKRLLEGILERRAALAEVGADEAAEMPPAQPADSASPL
- a CDS encoding PAS domain-containing protein — translated: MTDSRPQSLTLSAQQQEARGIFGFIRTLGTISERLFRRSYQEQSGAALTPAASPPELGNQLHRRESQIEHLTAVLENLGEGVIMQDSDGRILLMNRAAYQMLGSQKAFWEGPLARLHQQAQNVSGISAELEPLGAPIRAEINNRVLGAQVAAVADSSGQIIGTVIVLRDVTHEVLAERLKDDFITQISHELRTPLTAIKGMSDILLSQPADRPPNRRFLETISRNVDVLDRMIVELLDISEISAGTFAVRHDELALDEVIWSVIRGLQPRWERARLEIHVQSVRPAQARILGDNRRLRWALGHILENSINYTLPGGRIIVRFGELRQGRILIQVEDTGVGIRETDLPHVCERFYRGEARTPDNRLIDPRGLGQGLYIARAVAEAHGGYLSLESKVGVGTRVTLALPTALEPPPDPEATVRHQPLALPPEP